The Xiphophorus hellerii strain 12219 chromosome 5, Xiphophorus_hellerii-4.1, whole genome shotgun sequence genome window below encodes:
- the panx1b gene encoding pannexin-1: protein MAIASVATEYVFSDFLLKDARETKYKGVRLELAVDKIVTFLAVGLPLFLISLAFAQEVSVGTQITCFAPFNFSLRQAVYVDSFCWAAVQNQVDSSTLWLHKFFPYILLLIAILMSVPAVLWRFTAAPCLSSDLNFIMEELDRFYNRSIKLAKNLASVDDRDGAQDNQSALDLAEGCFKYPLVEQYLKTKRFSCSLVVKYMVCQCLTLLVLLLSCGYHCYYIFLASLIDEFPCDVRTGMLKNDSGVPAAVQCKMVAVGVFRLLSYINLGVYLLLTPLVVLAALGPARQSSGFLRAYEILPGFGALGKVKPIYNDLSMYLLFLKENLSELKSFKCLQVLELLQQSADEGFDTMCLLQTLSQVKTDVLDSQKMGSIKNICARDEPKN, encoded by the exons ATGGCGATTGCCTCTGTGGCCACAGAGTACGTGTTTTCGGACTTTTTGTTAAAGGATGCCAGGGAGACGAAGTACAAAGGGGTCCGCCTGGAGCTGGCCGTGGATAAAATAGTGACGTTTCTGGCGGTGGGGCTGCCTTTGTTTCTCATCTCGCTCGCCTTTGCTCAGGAGGTCTCTGTAG GGACTCAGATCACCTGTTTTGCTCCCTTCAACTTCTCCTTGAGACAAGCTGTATATGTGGACTCCTTTTGTTGGGCTGCAGTTCAGAACCAGGTTGACAGTTCCACACTTTGGCTGCACAAG TTCTTTCCCTACATCCTTCTCCTCATCGCCATCCTCATGTCGGTCCCCGCCGTGCTCTGGCGTTTCACCGCAGCGCCATGCCTCTCGTCTGACCTCAACTTCATCATGGAGGAGCTGGATCGATTTTATAACCGCTCCATTAAACTGGCCAAAAATCTGGCATCTGTAGACGACAGGGACGGAGCACAGGACAACCAGAG TGCTTTGGATCTGGCTGAGGGCTGCTTTAAATACCCTCTAGTGGAACAGTATCTAAAGACCAAGCGGTTCTCCTGCAGCCTCGTGGTCAAGTACATGGTCTGTCAATGCCTGACTCTGCTCGTCCTCTTGCTTTCCTGCGGCTACCACTGCTACTACATCTTTCTGGCTTCGCTCATCGACGAGTTCCCCTGCGACGTGCGGACAGGAATGCTAAAGAACGACAGCGGAGTGCCGGCCGCCGTTCAGTGCAAGATGGTGGCAGTGGGCGTCTTCAGGCTGCTCAGCTACATCAACCTGGGTGTGTACTTGCTCCTCACTCCTCTGGTGGTGCTGGCGGCTCTAGGGCCGGCGCGACAGAGCTCCGGCTTCCTGCGGGCCTATGAGATACTGCCTGGGTTTGGTGCTCTGGGCAAAGTTAAACCCATCTACAACGACCTCAGCATGtacctgctcttcctgaaggAGAACCTGAGTGAACTCAAGTCCTTTAAGTGTTTACAG GTGCTGGAGTTGTTGCAGCAGTCTGCCGATGAGGGGTTCGACACAATGTGCCTGCTGCAAACTCTGAGTCAGGTGAAAACTGACGTGCTGGACAGTCAGAAGATGGGCTCCATTAAGAACATCTGTGCGCGGGATGAGCCTAAAAATTAA
- the marf1 gene encoding meiosis regulator and mRNA stability factor 1 encodes MDGVRKERSTSGSRTVPWPFPPDVSSHLWKHKNCFSSNETASLHQKKKDNIYMDNREAVLDLKDVPLPPPPLLPHCPSTSQLSQPFPLAPLPLPPTCLLPSLQLTPDSHQRHPPSKPQQEGASPKVSICTHCDYCSTEDYGLLGGTGVVGGSNPQAAPISSRLEQCSVAPSTYRCNNLSHGGGSQASDPLFTLDCKPQLPSSMATSQSPSFHPYFPCCSGLLPPCSALPLPHSQPSTFPSASPLSSSPPAPVQGSCLVSSGFYTCGVDCSTSTRTRSLRTTLGDLSGSTTITTSTTSAHFCSNPMLQNVKHAVCRNGGHFCQECLLKPKTALTSEPKVWPDVPAPLTASIPVPICNGCGTSSDGLMHMPPLNHGMIGYKYGSENSGPENIPPVGVFWDIENCSVPSGRSAEAVVQRIRSRFFQGHREAEFICVCDISKESKAVIQELNNCQVTVAHINATAKNAADDKLRQSLRRFADTHAAPATVILVSSDVNFASELSDLRHRHGFQVILIHGNHTSSTLLQHAHRHVPFQEITADLPQRMPVKSQPSFSLLYVHNLPVICDKTLQNAVRLRLRRLSDNCGGKVQSLSPGAAVLRFGSPEAAARARKRMENEDVFGYRINLSFTPRPRDEVSPEAPLQARPRSLQTKVSVLAPFPSISSSSSFLPVEKPRSPRRPRRATRPFPTSALVPERPYSPRRGSSGPPGGTPAKPHQETNMDAKSRVGLPHLGGGRAASLSPQRKETGALEDQAKTGLSGESTHKKREGSSPRSVTGSPAAQRDQSSDEFKISTPSAFSKLNLNRSFSPLVPSHGSWSSRSGSPCLSSRSSPLLTTARNAFSEGPSEPFSEGAELQVANLDYRMSRKDLQQILHDAFSRHGQVKAVNLSPHTDYQLKATVQMTFLQQAISAVSGLHRYKIGSKRIQVSLITGGNNKSLSLLSTEIICVLQDAPANCLPLFKLAEIYEKKYLHKLAIGELYKLSDVLSVREQGGSRLVCLLPSIQIRQSPLGSSQSQEGSSSASGSPVVFEELEYHEPVCRQHYAKQDFSEADFDPESYKIPFVMTSLSSLSTEVHSLLQLHDGTLPLLSFPDCYAAAFSPLQVGNENLEDGVPLEHLITCVPSITVVTAQNGFKVIKWVHNKPPGQNSEPWFQRCKSPVGNPQLIQFSREIIDLLKSQPSCLMPISKFIPSYHHHFAKQCRVSDYGFSKLLELLEAVPHVLQIIGMGTKRLLTLTHRAQVKRFTQDLLKLLKFQASKQVALKDFMQAYHWCFSRDWRVTDYGICDLMDLLAEIPDTTITITNQTTDTVISVPKRERTVEEMERTKQFAKEVVDLLRHEPHSRMPFSKFIPTYHHHFGRQCKLSYYGFTKLMELFEAIPDILTVLECGEEKVLTLTEVERIKALAAQLVKLLRAQKNFSLSVSQLLIEYSKTFGYGLRLQDYDAATLPALLAKLCHVIKVVDRPDGQEVQLINRKSLRLLTTQLLALLMSQENDHMTKGMKVEELSHHYLSVHGAQLNPCEYGFLSLSELLKSLPYLVELYFEESGGNVEDCSSSGGHGVEWVRLTRLYQFARNVRALLHTYHYNQIFLTEFQGAYSKFTGCSLEPRFYGYMSTDDLLSAIPQVVWIKGNGHKRIIVLKNDMKAKPSSSGPSSPQPGESMESPRDSPISSTTSGTQSPGCDADSELLRLASPVDLLCGPVPSCLPSPQLHPDPVLLQQMDLIDFERTPPPQPPAELESVEAAAADGPSDPAEQRGGSDAAPSLPEGKNILSTDSPGRRASRSRFKLAANFSFTAGL; translated from the exons ATGGATGGCGTAAGGAAAGAGAGATCCACAAGCGGCTCTAGAACCGTCCCATGGCCATTTCCCCCTGATGTCTCCAGCCACCTatggaaacataaaaactgcTTCTCCTCAAATGAGACGGCTTCCCTtcatcaaaaaaagaaagat aacaTTTACATGGACAACCGAGAGGCTGTGCTGGACCTGAAGGATGTCCCCCTGCCACcgcctcctcttcttcctcattgTCCTTCCACATCCCAACTATCCCAGCCCTTTCCTTTGGCGCCTCTCCCTTTGCCTCCTACCTGCTTGCTACCCTCCCTGCAGCTAACGCCAGATTCTCACCAACGACATCCGCCATCAAAACCGCAACAAGAAGGGGCTAGCCCCAAAGTAAGCATTTGCACCCACTGTGACTACTGCAGCACAGAAGACTATGGCTTGTTGGGTGGCACAGGTGTTGTTGGTGGCAGTAATCCTCAGGCAGCACCAATCAGCAGTAGATTGGAGCAGTGCTCTGTAGCCCCATCTACTTATCGCTGTAACAACCTGAGCCATGGAGGGGGAAGTCAGGCATCTGATCCTTTGTTCACTCTGGATTGCAAACCTCAATTGCCCTCTTCCATGGCTACCTCTCAGTCTCCTTCCTTTCACCCGTACTTCCCCTGCTGCTCAGGACTTCTTCCGCCATGCTCAGCTTTGCCTCTCCCACACAGTCAGCCCAGCACGTTTCCCTCTGCTTCACCTCTATCCTCCTCTCCACCTGCTCCTGTGCAAGGCTCCTGCCTGGTTTCCTCTGGCTTTTACACGTGTGGTGTGGACTGCAGCAcatcaaccagaaccagatcccTAAGAACAACACTCGGTGATCTCTCAGGCAGCACGACCATTACCACTTCAACCACCTCAGCACACTTCTGCTCTAATCCTATGCTGCAGAATGTAAAACACGCTGTTTGTCGCAATGGGGGACACTTCTGCCAGGAGTGCTTGTTAAAG CCAAAGACTGCTCTGACTTCAGAGCCCAAAGTGTGGCCTGACGTTCCTGCTCCTCTGACCGCTTCCATCCCTGTTCCCATTTGTAACGGCTGTGGCACGTCCTCTGATGGCCTGATGCACATGCCGCCCCTCAACCATGGCATGATTGGCTATAAATACG gtTCAGAGAATAGTGGTCCTGAGAACATCCCTCCCGTCGGTGTCTTCTGGGACATTGAAAACTGCAGCGTGCCCAGTGGCCGCTCTGCCGAAGCCGTGGTGCAGCGGATTCGCAGCAGGTTCTTCCAGGGACATCGCGAAGCCGAGTTCATCTGTGTCTGCGATATCAGCAAGGAGAGTAAAGCGGTCATCCAAGAGCTCAACAACTGCCAG GTCACCGTCGCTCATATCAATGCCACGGCAAAGAACGCTGCCGACGACAAACTTCGCCAGAGCCTGAGGCGATTTGCTGATACCCATGCTGCACCTGCAACTGTCATTCTGGTGTCCT CGGATGTGAATTTCGCCAGCGAGCTGAGTGACCTGCGTCACCGCCACGGCTTCCAGGTGATTCTGATCCACGGCAACCACACGTCTTCGACTCTGCTGCAGCACGCCCACCGCCATGTTCCCTTTCAGGAAATCACAGCGGATCTGCCACAGCGTATGCCGGTCAAATCACAG CCCAGTTTCAGCCTCCTCTATGTGCACAACCTCCCCGTCATCTGTGACAAGACCCTGCAGAACGCCGTGAGGCTCAGGCTTCGCCGCCTGTCAGACAACTGTGGGGGCAAAGTTCAGAGTTTGTCCCCGGGTGCTGCCGTCCTCCGCTTCGGCAGCCCCGAGGCGGCCGCACGCGCCCGCAAACGAATGGAGAACGAGGATGTATTTGGCTACAGAATCAACCTCTCTTTCACGCCAAGGCCCAGAGACGAAGTCAGTCCTGAGGCTCCGCTTCAGGCCAGACCCCGCTCCCTCCAAACCAAGGTGTCTGTGCTCGCCCCTTTCCCCTCCATTTCCTCGTCCTCCTCTTTTCTCCCCGTGGAGAAGCCCAGATCACCCAGGAGGCCACGGCGAGCCACCCGCCCCTTCCCCACCTCTGCCCTTGTTCCCGAGAGGCCCTACAGCCCCAGGAGGGGGTCCAGTGGGCCTCCGGGCGGCACTCCAGCCAAACCGCATCAG GAGACTAACATGGATGCAAAGTCCAGGGTGGGCCTGCCCCACTTGGGTGGGGGGCGTGCTGCTTCCTTATCACCCCAGAGAAAAGAGACGGGAGCCCTGGAGGATCAGGCAAAGACCGGTCTATCGGGAGAATCGACGCACAAGAAGAg AGAGGGCTCCAGTCCTCGTAGTGTAACCGGATCGCCAGCAGCGCAGAGGGACCAGAGCTCGGACGAGTTCAAGATTAGCACACCCTCAGCCTTCAGCAAGCTGAATCTGAACAGGAGCTTCAGCCCCCTCGTCCCGTCTCATGGGTCCTGGTCCTCCCG GAGTGGATCCCCCTGCCTGTCCAGCCGCTCCTCTCCTCTGCTCACGACCGCTCGCAACGCTTTCTCTGAAGGTCCGTCCGAGCCTTTCTcagagggggcggagcttcaggTCGCCAACCTTGACTACAGGATGTCCCGCAAAGATCTGCAGCAGATACTGCATGATGCCTTCTCCCGTCATGGACAG GTGAAAGCTGTGAATCTGAGCCCGCACACGGATTACCAGTTGAAGGCCACAGTTCAGATGACGTTCCTGCAGCAAGCCATCAGTGCCGTCAGCGGCCTGCACCGCTACAAGATTGGAAGTAAACGCATCCAGGTGTCTCTCATTACCGGTGGCAACAACAAATCTCTTTCCTTGCTCAG CACTGAGATCATTTGCGTTCTTCAGGATGCTCCTGCTAATTGCCTGCCTCTGTTCAAGCTAGCTGAGATCTATGAGAAGAA ATACTTGCATAAACTCGCCATTGGTGAGCTGTACAAGTTATCGGACGTGCTCTCGGTGAGGGAACAAGGCGGCTCCAGGCTGGTGTGTCTCCTGCCCAGCATCCAGATTCGTCAGAGTCCACTGGGATCTTCCCAGTCACAGGAGGGTTCATCCTCTGCAAGCGGGAGTCCTGTTGTGTTTGAGGAACTCGAGTACCACGAGCCTGTTTGCAGACAACATTATGCTAAGCAGGACTTTAg CGAGGCAGACTTTGACCCCGAGTCCTATAAAATCCCCTTTGTCATGACGTCGCTGAGTAGTTTGTCCACTGAAGTCCACAGTCTGCTACAGTTGCATGACGGCACTCTTCCACTGCTAAG ttttccaGACTGCTATGCAGCAGCTTTTAGCCCTCTGCAAGTTGGCAATGAGAATCTAGAGGACGGTGTTCCTCTGGAGCATCTCATTACCTGCGTTCCCAGCATCACCGTCGTCACGGCGCAGAATGGGTTCAAAGTCATCAAGTGGGTCCACAACAAACCACCTGGACAAAACTCTG agccCTGGTTTCAGCGTTGCAAAAGTCCGGTTGGCAATCCCCAGCTCATCCAGTTTAGCAGAGAGATTATTGACCTGTTGAAGAGTCAGCCATCTTGCCTCATGCCGATCAGCAAATTCATACCTTCATACCACCATCACTTTGCTAAGCAATGCCGAGTCTCTGACTACGGTTTCTCCAAGCTGCTGGAGCTTCTGGAAGCCGTCCCACATGTCCTACAG ATAATTGGAATGGGTACCAAACGTTTACTGACCCTCACCCACCGAGCACAAGTGAAGCGCTTCACACAAGACCTTCTTAAGCTGCTCAAGTTTCAAGCTAGTAAACAAGTGGCACTCAAGGACTTCATGCAGGCATACCATTG GTGCTTCTCAAGAGACTGGAGAGTCACAGACTACGGCATATGTGACCTGATGGACCTGCTGGCTGAGATCCCAGACACTACCATCACCATCACTAACCAGACCACCGACACGGTCATCTCTGTTCCCAAGAGAG AGCGGACCGTGGAGGAAATGGAGCGAACCAAGCAGTTTGCGAAGGAGGTGGTGGACCTTCTTCGGCATGAGCCACACAGCCGGATGCCGTTCAGCAAGTTCATCCCAACCTACCACCACCACTTTGGCCGGCAGTGCAAGCTCAGCTACTACGGATTCACCAAACTCATGGAGCTCTTCGAGGCAATCCCAGACATTCTGACG GTTTTGGAATGTGGGGAAGAGAAGGTGCTGACTCTAACCGAGGTGGAGCGCATCAAGGCTCTGGCGGCCCAGCTGGTCAAGCTTCTACGGGCTCAGAAGAACTTCAGTCTTTCTGTCAGCCAGCTGCTCATAGAGTACAGCAAGACATTCGGTTATGGGCTTCGTCTGCAGGACTACGATGCGGCTACGCTGCCCGCTCTGCTGGCCAAACTCTGCCATGTtatcaag GTGGTGGACAGACCTGACGGTCAGGAAGTGCAGCTGATCAACAGGAAGTCTCTGCGCCTGCTGACCACTCAGCTGCTGGCCCTGCTCATGTCCCAGGAAAACGATCACATGACGAAAGGAATGAAGGTGGAGGAGCTGAGTCACCATTACCTGAGTGTTCACGGAGCCCAGCTCAATCCCTGTGAATACGGCTTTCTGTCTCTGAGCGAGCTGCTGAAGAGCCTGCCCTACCTCGTAGAG CTGTACTTTGAAGAAAGTGGTGGAAATGTCGAAGAttgcagcagcagcggcggccaTGGGGTTGAGTGGGTGAGGCTTACCAGACTCTACCAGTTTGCTCGTAACGTTCGGGCGCTGCTCCACACCTACCACTACAACCAGATCTTCCTGACGGAGTTCCAGGGGGCATACAGCAAGTTTACCGGCTGCAGCCTAGAACCTCGCTTTTATGGATACATGAGCACTGATGACCTGCTCAGCGCTATTCCACAG GTGGTCTGGATCAAAGGAAACGGTCATAAGAGGATTATCGTTTTAAAGAACGATATGAAAG CAAAGCCAAGCTCCTCAGGGCCCAGCAGCCCACAGCCAGGAGAAAGCATGGAGAGTCCCAGGGACAGCCCCATCAGCAGCACGACGTCAGGAACACAAAGTCCAG GTTGCGATGCCGATTCAGAGTTGCTCCGTCTAGCCTCGCCCGTTGACCTGTTGTGTGGTCCAGTGCCATCCTGCCTGCCGTCACCTCAGCTCCATCCTGACCCTGTTCTCCTGCAGCAAATGGACCTGATTGATTTTGAGAGAACTCCACCTCCACAGCCACCAGCAG AGCTGGAATCCGTAGAGGCGGCAGCAGCAGATGGTCCGTCTGATCCGGCGGAGCAGCGCGGCGGTTCAGACGCTGCACCGTCGCTCCCTGAAGGGAAGAACATTTTGTCCACGGACAGTCCTGGCAGGAGAGCTTCCCGCAGCAGATTTAAACTAGCTGCCAACTTCTCCTTCACAGCAGGCCTCTGA